The following proteins are encoded in a genomic region of Acipenser ruthenus chromosome 4, fAciRut3.2 maternal haplotype, whole genome shotgun sequence:
- the LOC117400724 gene encoding T-complex protein 1 subunit epsilon, whose amino-acid sequence MSNLGTLAFDEYGRPFIIIKDQDKKSRLSGLDALKSHIMAAKAVANTLSTSLGPNGLDKMMVDRDGEVTVTNDGATILSMMDVEHQIAKLMVELSKSQDDEIGDGTTGVVVLAGALLEQAEQLLDRGIHPIRVADGYDQAARIAINQLDKISDSFPVDPKNTEPLIQTAMTTLGSKVINRCHRQMAEIAVNAILTVADMDRKDVDFELIKMEGKVGGKMEDTQLIKGVIVDKEFSHPQMPKVLKDAKIAILTCPFEPPKPKTKHKLDVTCVEEYKALQKYEKDKFEEMIHQIKDNGANLAICQWGFDDEANHLLLQNNLPAIRWVGGPEIELIAIATGGRIVPRFSELTPEKLGIAGIVKEITFGTTKDRMLVIEECKNSRAVTIFIRGGNKMIIEETKRALHDALCVIRNLVRDNRIVYGGGASEISCALAVNQAADKCPSLEQYAMRAFADALEVIPMALAENSGLNPIQTMTEVRARQVKEDNAALGIDCLHNGTNDMKHQHVIETLICKKQQISLATQVVKMILKIDDIRTPGESEE is encoded by the exons ATGTCTAATTTGGGGACACTCGCCTTTGACGAGTATGGCCGGCCTTTCATTATCATCAAGGACCAGGATAAGAAGTCTCGACTGTCGGGCCTGGACGCACTGAAG TCACATATTATGGCAGCCAAGGCAGTTGCTAATACGCTGAGTACATCGTTGGGGCCTAATG GACTTGATAAGATGATGGTTGACAGGGATGGTGAAGTGACTGTAACCAATGATGGTGCCACCATTCTGAGCATGATGGATGTGGAACACCAGATAGCAAAACTAATGGTTGAGCTGTCCAAGTCCCAAGATGATGAGATTGGGGATGGAACCACTGGTGTTGTAG TTCTTGCTGGTGCACTCTTGGAACAAGCTGAGCAGTTGCTGGACCGTGGTATTCATCCCATCAGGGTAGCAGATGGTTATGACCAGGCTGCTCGCATTGCTATTAACCAGCTTGATAAGATCAGTGACAGCTTCCCAGTTGATCCCAAAAACACAGAGCCTCTCATTCAGACTGCTATGACAACACTGGGCTCCAAAGT TATCAATCGTTGCCATAGGCAGATGGCAGAAATTGCTGTAAATGCCATCCTTACAGTCGCAGATATGGATCGTAAAGATGTTGACTTTGAGCTGATCAAAATGGAGGGGAAAGTTGGTGGAAAAATGGAAGACACACAACTTATAAAAGGAGTGATTGTGGACAAAGAATTCAGCCATCCACAGATGCCCAAG GTTTTgaaagatgcaaaaattgcaatTCTTACCTGCCCATTTGAACCACCCAAGCCCAAAACTAAGCATAAGCTTGATGTGACATGTGTTGAAGAATACAAAGCCCTGCAGAAGTATGAGAAGGATAAATTTGAAGAAATGATTCATCAG ATTAAAGATAATGGGGCTAACCTAGCAATTTGTCAGTGGGGCTTTGATGATGAAGCAAATCATCTACTGCTACAGAATAACCTACCTGCGATCCGTTGGGTTGGTGGGCCTGAAATTGAG CTCATTGCTATTGCAACTGGTGGACGCATTGTTCCACGATTCAGTGAACTCACGCCCGAGAAGCTTGGTATTGCTGGAATTGTCAAGGAGATCACTTTTGGTACAACAAAAGATAGAATGCTTGTCATTGAGGAGTGCAAGAACTCAAGAGCTGTAACTATCTTTATCAGGGGAGGAAACAAAATG ATTATTGAAGAAACAAAGCGAGCGCTTCATGATGCTTTGTGTGTAATCCGCAACTTGGTCCGTGATAACCGCATTGTGTATGGAGGCGGTGCTTCTGAGATCTCCTGTGCTTTAGCAGTTAACCAGGCTGCAGACAAG tGTCCTTCTTTAGAGCAGTATGCCATGAGAGCTTTTGCTGATGCTTTAGAAGTCATTCCAATGGCACTAGCTGAGAACAGTGGCTTGAATCCCATCCAAACGATGACTGAAGTTAGAGCCAGGCAGGTGAAAGAAGACAATGCTGCACTTGGCATTGACTGCTTGCACAACGGCACAAATG ATATGAAACATCAACATGTGATTGAAACTCTAATCTGTAAGAAGCAGCAGATTTCCCTGGCAACTCAGGTGGTAAAGATGATTCTGAAAATTGATGATATCCGCACCCCTGGTGAATCCGAGGAATAA
- the LOC117400543 gene encoding methionine synthase reductase-like has translation MSIAIHPASIQSRLASILRTSIGRNACAVPLYCAAVPHYNSQRWKSVVLLLGTFRYCWSCPVMPCEVKDRFLLLYGSQCGQAQAIAEEICEKASEHKFVADVCCMSQQEKYNLEKETSPVVIVVSTTGDGEPPDTAIKFVKSIRAKALPPDHFAHLRYALLGLGDSNYTNFCNGGKTIDRCLQELGAQRFYATGHADDGVGLELVVEPWIDGLWSATKKALTSSISTARNKMEASDHAGVVPNGECETFADKETVDNSATHLNLHLLKLNDSGDLGSKFSEPVSDKTKPVTETTSSEPSLTRSIPPLAKSALNVPAMPPEYLDVEFLVVSGQEACPLSTQETVYQVPVTGALQITQKDAVKTALLIELDLSETPISYQPGDSFNISCPNSSNEVEQLILRLELAEKKDHCVKLKLKPDTKKKVAQLPAYIPENSTLRYLLTWCLEIRAVPKKAFLRALVEYTTDSCEKRRLQELCSKQGSADYNRFVRDPSLCVLDLLHAFSSCSPPLCLLIEHLPKLQPRSYSAASSSSFHPGKLHFVFNIVEFPSCSERPIPRRGVCTGWLSKLVSPILQISETPGKLSEVGQDHSLFPKVSICTRPNSFHLPSDLSVPFIMVGPGTGVAPFIGFLQHREKQRQENPDFHFGETWLFFGCRHKDKDFLFRDELRHFLENGTLTHLKICFSRDSLGSTEEAKPKYVQDNLRLCAQDLTRILLKENGCIYVCGDAKNMAKDVNEALIDIVGKELQIDKLEAMNVVAGLRDKKCYLQDIWG, from the exons ATGTCAATAGCCATTCATCCCGCCTCTATACAAAGTCGATTGGCTAGTATTTTGCGTACGTCAATCGGAAGAAACGCGTGTGCTGTTCCGCTGTACTGTGCTGCTGTGCCACATTACAACAGTCAGAGGTGGAAAAGTGTGGTTCTGCTGTTGGGCACATTTAGATATTGTTG GAGTTGCCCTGTCATGCCATGCGAGGTGAAAGACCGCTTCTTGCTGCTGTATGGTTCACAGTGCGGACAGGCTCAAGCAATTGCTGAAGAAATTTGCGAAAAAGCAAGTGAACATAAATTTGTAGCTGATGTTTGTTGTATGAGCCAACAAGAAAAG TACAACCTGGAAAAAGAAACCTCACCTGTTGTTATTGTTGTCTCTACCACTGGGGATGGTGAACCACCAGACACAGCCATTAAGTTTGTAAAGAGCATAAGGGCCAAGGCGCTCCCTCCTGATCACTTTGCACATCTGCGCTATGCTCTTTTAG GGTTGGGAGATTCAAATTATACAAATTTCTGCAACGGTGGAAAAACCATTGACAGGTGTCTTCAAGAACTGGGAGCTCAGCGATTCTATGCAACAGGACATGCAGATGATGGTGTGGG CTTGGAGTTGGTAGTTGAGCCCTGGATTGATGGACTTTGGAGTGCAACAAAGAAAGCCTTAACATCAAGTATTTCTACTGCTCGGAACAAAATGGAGGCAAGCGACCATGCAGGTGTGGTTCCAAATGGAGAGTGTGAAACCTTCGCTGACAAAGAGACAGTGGATAACTCGGCTACACACTTGAACTTACATCTACTGAAGTTAAACGATTCAGGAGACCTGGGTTCCAAGTTTTCAGAGCCAGTTTCGGACAAAACCAAACCAGTGACTGAGACAACCTCATCAGAGCCTTCTCTGACCAGATCTATCCCACCACTGGCAAAGTCTGCTCTTAATGTTCCTGCAATGCCACCAGAGTACTTGGATGTGGAGTTTCTCGTTGTATCGGGACAG GAAGCTTGTCCTCTGAGTACCCAGGAAACTGTATACCAGGTCCCAGTTACTGGAGCTCTGCAAATCACACAAAAGGATGCCGTGAAAACAGCCTTACTAATTGAACTGGACCtttct GAAACTCCAATCTCATACCAGCCTGGAGATTCTTTTAATATTTCCTGCCCAAACAGCAGTAATGAAGTGGAACAACTCATTTTGAGACTGGAACTTGCAGAAAAGAAGGACCACTGTGTTAAGCTAAAACTTAAACCAGACACCAAAAAGAAGG TGGCACAGCTGCCAGCATACATTCCTGAGAACAGCACGCTACGTTACCTTCTGACCTGGTGTTTGGAAATAAGAGCTGTTCCAAAGAAG GCATTTCTGCGAGCATTGGTAGAGTATACCACGGATTCCTGTGAAAAACGAAGGCTTCAGGAGCTATGCAGCAAACAGGGGTCTGCAGATTATAATCGTTTTGTTAGAGACCCTAGCCTCTGTGTGTTGGATCTACTTCATGCCTTCTCATCCTGTTCCCCACCACTTTGTCTGCTCATAG AACATTTGCCGAAATTGCAACCCAGATCATATTCAGCAGCCAG ttcaagtAGCTTTCATCCTGGAAAACtgcattttgtgtttaatattgtggAGTTTCCCTCATGTTCTGAGCGACCTATTCCGAGAAGGGGTGTATGCACAGGCTGGCTGTCAAAGCTGGTATCGCCAATTCTCCAGATCTCTGAGACACCAGGCAAGCTTTCTGAGGTGGGACAAGACCATTCCCTGTTTCCAAAG GTGTCTATTTGTACTCGTCCAAATTCTTTCCACCTGCCTTCCGATCTGTCAGTGCCGTTTATCATGGTCGGACCAGGCACAGGGGTCGCACCCTTCATTGGCTTCCTCCAGCACAG GGAAAAGCAGAGACAAGAAAACCCTGATTTTCATTTCGGGGAGACATGGCTCTTTTTTGGCTGCCGGCATAAAGACAAAGATTTTCTTTTTAG AGATGAACTGAGACATTTTCTGGAAAATGGCACCTTAACTCACCTGAAAATCTGCTTCTCCAGGGATTCGCTGGGAAGTACAGAAGAAGCAAAGCCAAAATATGTTCAAGACAATCTAAGACTTTGTGCTCAAGATCTCACCAGAATATTGCTTAAAGAAAATGGTTGCATCTATGTTTGTGG tGATGCAAAGAACATGGCGAAAGATGTAAACGAGGCCTTGATTGATATTGTGGGCAAAGAACTGCAAATAGATAAACTGGAGGCTATGAACGTTGTAGCAGGTCTACGTGATAAGAAATGCTACCTACAAGATATATGGGGCTGA